Proteins encoded by one window of Patescibacteria group bacterium:
- a CDS encoding aminoglycoside phosphotransferase family protein, with protein sequence MNKLPDEVQKLLEKENLEVVNVLQRADSPRRRFYSLETRRKTGGETLLLKIFARGDPGVVTAFYKEVGFLKLVTERDSPQIGMYTPRFLKRGDGETPWYLRTCAQGSFLGDICYDFGIRDKYLGEEIGEEFGNFFFALSKFTSEISETSFFSTLSPHGFSWYLDDWKHYRESSETVGSAVFEKLRQLLKLHRSLLDNSTKVLVHGDLYLKNVFWSNNIGLGNEKESPLSVIDWEILHLGNRCFDPVFIWMLGWKNSQWQEELKSRVWESFEQEGSESEKELSILWNIVRCSLALRFIRHAEIMLEILSSREKEARHNAEQALSVYRKELEIALETLS encoded by the coding sequence ATGAACAAGTTACCTGACGAGGTACAAAAATTACTGGAAAAGGAGAATTTAGAGGTTGTTAATGTGTTACAGAGAGCAGACTCTCCCCGCCGCCGTTTCTATAGTTTAGAAACACGTCGCAAAACAGGGGGGGAGACTCTTCTTTTGAAAATTTTTGCCCGCGGCGATCCTGGAGTGGTAACAGCTTTTTACAAAGAAGTTGGTTTTTTAAAGCTGGTAACTGAGCGCGACAGTCCTCAAATTGGAATGTACACACCGCGCTTTTTAAAAAGAGGAGACGGAGAAACTCCCTGGTACTTGCGCACATGTGCCCAGGGCAGTTTCTTGGGTGATATTTGTTATGATTTTGGGATTAGAGATAAATATCTGGGGGAGGAGATTGGTGAGGAATTTGGGAATTTTTTCTTCGCATTATCCAAGTTCACGAGTGAAATCTCAGAAACATCTTTTTTCTCTACCCTTTCTCCTCACGGATTTAGTTGGTATTTAGATGACTGGAAACACTATAGAGAAAGCTCTGAGACTGTTGGAAGCGCTGTTTTTGAAAAGCTACGCCAACTTTTGAAATTGCATCGTTCTTTGTTGGATAACAGTACAAAAGTTTTAGTTCATGGAGATTTGTATCTTAAAAATGTTTTCTGGAGCAATAATATTGGGCTTGGTAATGAGAAAGAAAGTCCACTTAGTGTGATTGATTGGGAGATATTACATTTGGGGAATAGGTGTTTTGACCCTGTTTTCATTTGGATGTTGGGGTGGAAAAATTCCCAGTGGCAGGAAGAGCTAAAAAGTAGGGTTTGGGAAAGCTTTGAACAAGAAGGGAGTGAGAGTGAAAAGGAATTAAGCATTCTTTGGAATATTGTTAGGTGTTCGCTAGCCTTGCGTTTTATTCGGCACGCGGAAATAATGCTGGAAATACTTTCTTCTCGGGAAAAAGAGGCTAGACATAATGCAGAACAAGCGCTTTCCGTATACAGAAAAGAACTGGAAATAGCTTTAGAGACCCTCTCCTAA